A stretch of Lathyrus oleraceus cultivar Zhongwan6 chromosome 6, CAAS_Psat_ZW6_1.0, whole genome shotgun sequence DNA encodes these proteins:
- the LOC127094918 gene encoding uncharacterized protein LOC127094918 gives MYQNSGKGTEKVNELTNDGKEDESGEEKDKETPYVPPPPYKPPIPYPRRLVKSKNKGQFKKFVELLKQLNITILFTEAITQIPSYAKFLKEILSNKKKLVDDETVMLTVECSAIIQNNMPSKLKDPGSFSIPCVIGSYIIDKTLCDLGDSVSLMPLSTCEKLNLGELRQTNMSLQLADHSVKFPIGMLEKVPVRIGQFYIHTDFVIMDIKEDSHIPIILGRPFLAIAGAIIHVKKGRLKFEVGEEKVEFLLAKFLQAPAIDDSCCFLGVIDECVKEMEKEPSKYTEVLKIPAPPIFKDDNWREPCVDDILRECLALTPNTMPFPKKPSIELKTLPKDLRYELLDTELERPVTVNADLGQIETEKLLHVLRKYQTALGYNISNLKGISPSICMHRIMLKDNCKTSREHQRRVNPILSDVVKNEV, from the coding sequence ATGTACCAAAATTCCGGTAAGGGAACTGAAAAGGTAAATGAACTAACCAATGATGGAAAAGAAGACGAAAGCGGAGAGGAAAAAGATAAAGAAACACCTTATGTGCCTCCGCCACCatacaaaccacctataccttatCCCCGAAGACTTGTTAAGTCCAAAAATAAAGGACAATTCAAGAAATTTGTAGAACTTCTGAAGCAACTTAATATCACTATACTATTCACAGAAGCCATTACGCAAATTCCTTCATATGCTAAGTTTCTTAAAGAGATtctatccaataagaaaaagcTTGTGGATGATGAAACTGTTATGCTTACTGTCGAGTGTAGTGCTATTATTCAAAACAACATGCCTTCTAAACtgaaagacccaggtagtttttCCATACCATGTGTAATCGGAAGTTATATCATAGACAAAACTCTATGCGATTTAGGAGACAGTGTTAGTTTAATGCCCTTATCCACATGCGAAAAACTCAATCTAGGAGAATTAAGACAAACAAATATGTCTCTACAACTAGCTGACCATTCTGTTAAATTTCCAATAGGTATGCTAGAGAAAGTTCCCGTTCGTATAGGACAATTCTATATCCATACCGACTTTGTAATAATGGATATAAAGGAGGATTCCCACATCCCTATTATTTTAGGAAGACCCTTTTTAGCCATAGCCGGAGCCATCATACATGTGAAGAAAGGTAGGCTAAAATTCGAAGTTGGAGAAGAAAAAGTTGAATTTCTCTTAGCTAAATTCCTACAAGCACCAGCTATAGACGACTCATGTTGTTTCTTAGGAGTCATCGACGAATGTGTGAAAGAAATGGAGAAGGAACCATCTAAGTATACTGAAGTGCTGAAGATTCCAGCACCTCCTATATTCAAAGACGATAATTGGCGTGAGCCATGCGTAGATGATATTCTGAGAGAATGTCTAGCACTAACACCAAATACAATGCCATTCCCAAAGAAACCTTCAATAGAACTCAAAACACTACCCAAAGATCTAAGGTATGAACTTTTAGACACCGAGCTTGAAAGACCAGTTACAGTCAATGCTGACTTAGGACAGATAGAAACCGAAAAATTACTTcatgtcttaagaaaatatcaAACAGCTCTAGGCTATAACATCTCCAACTtaaaaggaataagtccctctatatgtatgcatcgcattatgctaAAGGATaactgtaaaacctctagagagcATCAGAGAAGAGTAAATCCTATCTTGAGTGATGTAGTAAAAAATGAGGTATAA